The Syngnathus scovelli strain Florida chromosome 18, RoL_Ssco_1.2, whole genome shotgun sequence genome contains a region encoding:
- the LOC125986241 gene encoding zinc transporter ZIP12 isoform X3 yields the protein MVTSSWEDLRSSMCSRGFAVPCFLLLLMCLPGRVRLESYLQDILRVLDLPLSQGEETRLQKNHVAILVSAILLAVDCPERTGASLDVCDKCLPVDVALSVLEEDEKPYLTENDFQRLSTLLLYYVVKLPDMCRLSSSPARSYDFYLRALTDLHAAEDNGVLSSGELQSILQIVNQDNKTSSREGSTTSNLKIQCIDAAHLLEETNVKEGVAMASVAKVSAAIVSHLLRGPCFAQRNLPPPAFFTNYIFHSLNRTSELQVVDLEVLLHQLGVGGEGKKPHAHDRKKRSSRVELAHSLEGCKHQAGNWAQVCFSANQLVYIFSLDPQLPISKEQFGQMCPAIIQQLLGHACHSAEGTARGAQPTAFEKYGYSTMAVLLITLGSMLGICLIFFNSCQESYSLILQLFVGLAVGTLSGDALLHLIPQILGLHGHDEEHLTEQTDYLWKTVGMVAGIYGFFLMGRIFSFLVPQHGHSHSRGGSKGPSQRGKSISTIQLQGPVDEEAETSPEQRPSPKSCDIPLLAVMVIVGDSLHNFADGLVVGAAFSSSPETGMATTVAILCHEIPHEMGDFAVLLSSGLPVKTAVVMNFVSALTAFVGLYIGLFVSAQAHVQQWIFAVTAGIFLYLSLVEMLPEMNRFQSGRPLTAFLLQNIGLLSGWACLLLLALFEHDLKF from the exons ATGGTCACTTCATCTTGGGAAGACCTCCGCAGCAGCATGTGCTCCCGAGGATTTGCTGTTCCTTGTTTCCTGCTGTTGCTGATGTGTCTGCCGGGACGAGTCCGACTGGAGTCCTACCTACAAGACATCCTCCGAGTCTTGGATCTGCCGCTCAGTCAGGGTGAAGAGACGCGCCTCCAGAAGAACCATGTCGCCATCCTGGTCTCTGCAATTCTTCTGGCGGTGGACTGCCCAGAGAGGACGGGTGCTTCTCTAGATGTCTGTGACAAG TGCCTGCCAGTGGACGTGGCGCTCTCTGTGCTGGAGGAGGACGAGAAGCCTTACCTGACAGAGAACGACTTCCAGCGCCTCTCCACTCTTCTGCTGTACTACGTCGTGAAGCTGCCGGATATGTGCCGGTTGTCCTCTTCGCCCGCCCGTAGCTACGACTTCTACCTGAGGGCTCTCACCGATCTCCACGCGGCAGAGGACAACGGCGTCCTGTCGTCGGGTGAACTTCAGAGCATTCTTCAGATTGTCAACCAGGACAACAAAACCTCCAGCCGGGAAGGTTCTACGACCTCCAATTTGAAGATCCAGTGTATTGACGCCGCTCACCTGCTTGAAGAGACCAACGTGAAAGAAGGTGTTGCTATGGCGTCCGTTGCCAAAGTGTCTGCTGCCATCGTCAGTCACCTCCTGAGGGGTCCCTGTTTCGCTCAGAGGAACCTCCCTCCGCCGGCTTTCTTTACCAACTACATCTTTCATTCCCTTAATCGCACCAGCGAACTCCAAGTTGTAG ATTTGGAAGTACTTCTTCACCAGCTTGGTGTTGGCGGAGAAGGAAAGAAGCCACACGCTCACGACAGGAAGAAGCGAAGCTCGCGGGTCGAGTTGGCGCATTCGCTGGAGGGTTGCAAGCACCAAGCTGGCAACTGGGCGCAG GTGTGTTTTTCAGCCAATCAGCTGGTGTATATTTTTTCTCTGGACCCGCAACTGCCCATTTCGAAGGAGCAGTTTGGACAAATGTGCCCGGCCATCATCCAGCAGTTGCTAGGCCACGCGTGCCATTCTGCAGAAGGCACCGCGAGAGGAGCTCAGCCCACTGCTTTTGAGA AGTATGGCTACAGCACGATGGCGGTGCTGCTCATCACGCTGGGATCCATGCTAGGCATCTGCCTCATCTTCTTCAACTCCTGCCAGGAGAGCTATAGCCTCATCTTGCAGCTTTTTGTAGGCCTGGCCGTGGGGACTCTCTCGGGCGATGCTCTCCTTCACCTCATCCCGCAA ATCCTCGGCCTCCATGGACACGACGAGGAACACCTCACAGAGCAGACGGACTATTTGTGGAAGACCGTCGGCATGGTGGCTGGCATCTACGGCTTCTTCCTCATGGGGAGGATCTTTTCCTTCCTGGTTCCTCAGCACGGACAT AGCCATTCTCGGGGGGGCTCCAAGGGTCCGTCCCAGAGGGGCAAGTCCATCTCCACCATCCAGCTG CAGGGACCAGTGGATGAAGAAGCAGAAACATCTCCAGAGCAGAGACCTTCACcaaaaa GCTGTGACATTCCCTTGCTGGCTGTGATGGTCATTGTTGGTGACAGCCTCCACAACTTTGCCGATGGCCTGGTGGTGGGCGCCGCCTTCTCCTCCTCGCCCGAGACCGGCATGGCCACCACCGTGGCCATCTTGTGCCACGAGATCCCGCACGAGATGG GTGATTTTGCGGTGCTGCTGAGCTCCGGACTCCCCGTGAAGACGGCCGTGGTCATGAATTTTGTCAGTGCCCTGACGGCCTTCGTAGGCCTCTACATTGGACTCTTCGTCTCGGCCCAGGCTCATGTACAGCAGTGGATCTTTGCAGTGACTGCAGGCATTTTCCTCTACCTGTCACTGGTGGAGATG CTTCCTGAGATGAATCGCTTCCAGAGTGGGCGGCCATTAACTGCGTTCCTCCTGCAG
- the LOC125986241 gene encoding zinc transporter ZIP12 isoform X1, which produces MVTSSWEDLRSSMCSRGFAVPCFLLLLMCLPGRVRLESYLQDILRVLDLPLSQGEETRLQKNHVAILVSAILLAVDCPERTGASLDVCDKCLPVDVALSVLEEDEKPYLTENDFQRLSTLLLYYVVKLPDMCRLSSSPARSYDFYLRALTDLHAAEDNGVLSSGELQSILQIVNQDNKTSSREGSTTSNLKIQCIDAAHLLEETNVKEGVAMASVAKVSAAIVSHLLRGPCFAQRNLPPPAFFTNYIFHSLNRTSELQVVDLEVLLHQLGVGGEGKKPHAHDRKKRSSRVELAHSLEGCKHQAGNWAQVCFSANQLVYIFSLDPQLPISKEQFGQMCPAIIQQLLGHACHSAEGTARGAQPTAFEKYGYSTMAVLLITLGSMLGICLIFFNSCQESYSLILQLFVGLAVGTLSGDALLHLIPQILGLHGHDEEHLTEQTDYLWKTVGMVAGIYGFFLMGRIFSFLVPQHGHSHSRGGSKGPSQRGKSISTIQLQGPVDEEAETSPEQRPSPKSKEKAMWSTTDEVLNVVSPGCDIPLLAVMVIVGDSLHNFADGLVVGAAFSSSPETGMATTVAILCHEIPHEMGDFAVLLSSGLPVKTAVVMNFVSALTAFVGLYIGLFVSAQAHVQQWIFAVTAGIFLYLSLVEMLPEMNRFQSGRPLTAFLLQNIGLLSGWACLLLLALFEHDLKF; this is translated from the exons ATGGTCACTTCATCTTGGGAAGACCTCCGCAGCAGCATGTGCTCCCGAGGATTTGCTGTTCCTTGTTTCCTGCTGTTGCTGATGTGTCTGCCGGGACGAGTCCGACTGGAGTCCTACCTACAAGACATCCTCCGAGTCTTGGATCTGCCGCTCAGTCAGGGTGAAGAGACGCGCCTCCAGAAGAACCATGTCGCCATCCTGGTCTCTGCAATTCTTCTGGCGGTGGACTGCCCAGAGAGGACGGGTGCTTCTCTAGATGTCTGTGACAAG TGCCTGCCAGTGGACGTGGCGCTCTCTGTGCTGGAGGAGGACGAGAAGCCTTACCTGACAGAGAACGACTTCCAGCGCCTCTCCACTCTTCTGCTGTACTACGTCGTGAAGCTGCCGGATATGTGCCGGTTGTCCTCTTCGCCCGCCCGTAGCTACGACTTCTACCTGAGGGCTCTCACCGATCTCCACGCGGCAGAGGACAACGGCGTCCTGTCGTCGGGTGAACTTCAGAGCATTCTTCAGATTGTCAACCAGGACAACAAAACCTCCAGCCGGGAAGGTTCTACGACCTCCAATTTGAAGATCCAGTGTATTGACGCCGCTCACCTGCTTGAAGAGACCAACGTGAAAGAAGGTGTTGCTATGGCGTCCGTTGCCAAAGTGTCTGCTGCCATCGTCAGTCACCTCCTGAGGGGTCCCTGTTTCGCTCAGAGGAACCTCCCTCCGCCGGCTTTCTTTACCAACTACATCTTTCATTCCCTTAATCGCACCAGCGAACTCCAAGTTGTAG ATTTGGAAGTACTTCTTCACCAGCTTGGTGTTGGCGGAGAAGGAAAGAAGCCACACGCTCACGACAGGAAGAAGCGAAGCTCGCGGGTCGAGTTGGCGCATTCGCTGGAGGGTTGCAAGCACCAAGCTGGCAACTGGGCGCAG GTGTGTTTTTCAGCCAATCAGCTGGTGTATATTTTTTCTCTGGACCCGCAACTGCCCATTTCGAAGGAGCAGTTTGGACAAATGTGCCCGGCCATCATCCAGCAGTTGCTAGGCCACGCGTGCCATTCTGCAGAAGGCACCGCGAGAGGAGCTCAGCCCACTGCTTTTGAGA AGTATGGCTACAGCACGATGGCGGTGCTGCTCATCACGCTGGGATCCATGCTAGGCATCTGCCTCATCTTCTTCAACTCCTGCCAGGAGAGCTATAGCCTCATCTTGCAGCTTTTTGTAGGCCTGGCCGTGGGGACTCTCTCGGGCGATGCTCTCCTTCACCTCATCCCGCAA ATCCTCGGCCTCCATGGACACGACGAGGAACACCTCACAGAGCAGACGGACTATTTGTGGAAGACCGTCGGCATGGTGGCTGGCATCTACGGCTTCTTCCTCATGGGGAGGATCTTTTCCTTCCTGGTTCCTCAGCACGGACAT AGCCATTCTCGGGGGGGCTCCAAGGGTCCGTCCCAGAGGGGCAAGTCCATCTCCACCATCCAGCTG CAGGGACCAGTGGATGAAGAAGCAGAAACATCTCCAGAGCAGAGACCTTCACcaaaaagtaaagaaaaagCAATGTGGTCCACTACCGATGAAGTCCTTAACGTGGTTTCCCCAGGCTGTGACATTCCCTTGCTGGCTGTGATGGTCATTGTTGGTGACAGCCTCCACAACTTTGCCGATGGCCTGGTGGTGGGCGCCGCCTTCTCCTCCTCGCCCGAGACCGGCATGGCCACCACCGTGGCCATCTTGTGCCACGAGATCCCGCACGAGATGG GTGATTTTGCGGTGCTGCTGAGCTCCGGACTCCCCGTGAAGACGGCCGTGGTCATGAATTTTGTCAGTGCCCTGACGGCCTTCGTAGGCCTCTACATTGGACTCTTCGTCTCGGCCCAGGCTCATGTACAGCAGTGGATCTTTGCAGTGACTGCAGGCATTTTCCTCTACCTGTCACTGGTGGAGATG CTTCCTGAGATGAATCGCTTCCAGAGTGGGCGGCCATTAACTGCGTTCCTCCTGCAG